A region of the Desulfobacter postgatei 2ac9 genome:
GACAGGATCTTTTAGCTTTCCTAAGGCTGTGATCAACCTCATTTTCAAGGACTTGGGATCATAGGGGATGACAAAGAGCCCGCTGACACCTGCCTGACCTGCTTTGATGACCTTGATTTTGGTAAATGCGCTGTCTGTTAAAAAAAAAGGCAGCTCCCCCAAACGTTCTTCTTTTCTCAAAATTTTTAACAGGGCCAGTCCGGACATATCGCTCATATCATAGGCCGCAATAATACATCCGATGTCGGATGTTTTCAATACCGTCCACCCCTTGTCTGCGCTGTCGGCCGTTATGATATTGGTGTAGCCGACCTTTTTCAGGGCTGTTAAAAGTCTGTCCTGCTCCATGGTGTCTTCGGTGATGGTGAGAATTGAGGGGTGGGGCATATACATTCCTATAATTTGTCCAGCATTGGACGAGTCCTTTTAGCTGTTCCCGGTCGGTGCATCAGAAAACGCTCCGCCAAAAACTGTTTGATTCCGTATACGGCATTTTCATCCCGGTTTTGTGCCATCTGAAAAAAGAACAGACGGATCTCTTCGCCGGCATACTGGTTAATTTTATCGGCTATTTTTCTATACCTATCATCCAAGACCCCTTCGGTGTCAAGCCTCAAGAGATCCAGAAACAGTTCCCCCCAGGAATTGAGGGCCAACAGCTCAACTTGCGTCACACCGCAGCGCGCAGACGGGCATACAAGCAGAATCACTATTTTGGTCCACCGGGCATCGTATTCAAAACAGCCGTCAAAAAGAGGTTTGACCGGCTGCATGATCAGGTAGAGGGCATCTGTGGAGACAGGCTGGGCCTTGCTTTCATAGAGTTTAAGCCTGGTTTTCAGTTTGATCTGGGTTTTATCCCTCCGGTAAAGCCGGTTTTCCATGATCCATCCCATCAGGCCCAGGAAGGTTTTGGATGTGTGGATAACGCTGCTGTCATGGATTGTATTTGAAAGCGCAGCGCTTAAAATCCACTCGCCCATTGAATTTTCTTTTATCGAAAGAAATGGAAAGGAATGTCGGGTCAAAAAATTTGAACTTGACGGAATTTTGCCGGCTTCCTTGTTCAGGCGCTCCTTGACTTTGTTGTTGAGGATTTTCATATTTCTTTGTTCCGCCGGGGGCAGGTTTTTTTCAATGGCTTTTCCTTTGGCACTGATCTGTTCGTACATCCCGGCCAGACGTTGGATTAAGGTTGAGTCAAGAAGCTGTTTTCCTTGCTCAGGCCAGTTTGGATATGAGATCAGTTTTTTGACCTGGGACGGAGGAACGTTCCAGGTTCGGATGTATTTGTCTATCAGCTGTTTTTTGGGTGAACCCGGTTCCGGCAGCCTGACTTTGGGGTAGCCGCAGAGCCTGAGAAATATCGCGGTTTTTATAAGTTTTAGCCCATCCGGGGCATGGACCTGATGGTAGTGGAGTACTCTGTCAAACACAATTTTGTAAGGATCACTTTCGCAGTCGTCAATGCCGGCTTTTGCAAATTTCTGCTTGAGTTGGTCGCACAGGAGCATGGCGCTATCTTTTTCGTTCGTTATGTGGGAAAGGATCATGGTGGCCTTAAGCAGCGCCTTGACCGGATCTTCTTTGGATTTGCAGATGTGCCAGCGGATGCCCTGGTAAATGTCTTTGACGGATGGCATTTCTACCTTTCCAAGGTCAAGAAAATTTTTTAATAAAAAAGCCAGTTCAGGCTGCCGGAACAGATGTTCAACCAAACGGTCGTATGTTCCCTGCGGCATATTTGCCGGCAAAATGGTCCATATCGGAATCTTGCCGGCAATCATTAAAAAGGTCCGGTAAAATTCTTCTTTGAGGAACAGTTTGGGGGCAATCATTGTTTCAGGTTCTTCAAAACCGGCATAGCAGTTTTTCCGGATGTCGGCCTGGTCCATGATGAAAAACGTCACTTCCTGATCAAAGTTTTCCCTGGCAAATTTAACAATGTGGTTGAGTTTTTTTTCAAAGTTGTAATATCGTTGTTCCGTAAAGCCGGTTCTGTCAATGATGACCCAGTAATCAAAGTCCGACTGGGCGGATTGGGTAAAGGTCCCTAGAGAACCGATGTGGTAAAAACCAAGCACGCAGGGATCTTTGATGTCCGTTTTAGTTTCAAGAATATCCCCGGGTACCTCTTCCATGTCCAGCAGCGCTTTATAAAATCCAGAGTTCTTAAAGTTATAGATGCCGCAGGCTTCAGGCGCTTCAGGCACATAACCCTCGAATTGCGGATGGTTAATGTGGATGAGAAAAGGAATTTTGATAAAAAGTTCAAGCTTGGGACCTGAAAGGTAACGCAAGGCCTCACGCATTCTCACCACGTTGTAGTTGGAAAAGGCCGCTTTCATCCTGGTAAGCTTGGTCGCCAGGGTGTTTTCTGTGGGTGCTGAAGCGTCGCGCATTGTCTGTCCCGGTTTTATAGGTGAGTAAATCATTTGAAAAGATAATACAAAATGTCTAAGATTATAGTGATATTATAAGAACGATTTTTTATTATTTTCAAGCCAAGTTTTAACATGGAGCATGAATGGGCGACAGGGAATCCTCCCATACCGGCATTGATTTGGATATTATCTGCATCAGCGAACTGGTTACAAGAGATGAAGGTGCTCCGGAAAAATTTCACGACGGCATACGTTCGGACCCCAATGATTATCGGGTCTATTTAAATGGTATTATAAAAAGAATGCAGGGCAGGGATGCGTTTTTAACCTTTGCCCAACAGATCAATAACGTTAACCGGATATTGAGTATGGACTATAGCTCTGCAGGGGATATTGCCCGGGTGATCCTTAACGATCTGAGTTTGACCGCCCAGGTGCTGAAACTTGTGAATTCCTCAATTTACCGGCAGTTTTCAGACAAAGGCATTTCAACCCTTTCCGAGGCCATGATCATATTGGGTACGGATGAAATCCGGGAACTGGCCGCCGGGCTTAAGATTTTTGAGATGATGAAGTCAAGGGCCAATTCCATGGTCTTGAGGGATAAAATGCTCAGAAGCCTTCATCGGAGTGCCGTTGCCAGGCAGATTGAAAGGGAAAAGGGCGGTAGAACTTCGGATGCCTTCCCCATTTCAGCCATGTTGTATGAGTTCGGAGAATATCTGGTGGCACTTCTGGATCCGGATACTTACATCAGGGTGGAGGTGGCCTTGGAAGAAGAGGGAGTATCAAGGGAAACTGCGGCTAAAATGATTTTAGGCGTAACCTATTTTGAACTCGGTCAGATGGTTGCTTTGAAGTTTAATTTGCCCCAGAAGATCGTCCAGGCCATGCGGCCGGTTTCATTGACTGCCGGGCAGAGTCTGAAGATTGCCCCAAAAGAGGAGACCAGATATCTCTGTGCATTTGTCTATGAACTATGCAATATTCCTGCGTTGGAAAATGACGCTGTATCCCTTGATGCTGCAGGTACGCTTGTGGATAAGTATCGCGGCCTTTTGGATTTTGATGCCCGGCAGGCACTGACGTTGACCTGTACGGCCATGGATCGGGTGATTCGGCATGCTGAAATTCTAGGCATTGATCCTGTGTTAACGGAACCTGTGAAAAGCGATCCGGGGATAAAA
Encoded here:
- a CDS encoding class I adenylate cyclase, which translates into the protein MRDASAPTENTLATKLTRMKAAFSNYNVVRMREALRYLSGPKLELFIKIPFLIHINHPQFEGYVPEAPEACGIYNFKNSGFYKALLDMEEVPGDILETKTDIKDPCVLGFYHIGSLGTFTQSAQSDFDYWVIIDRTGFTEQRYYNFEKKLNHIVKFARENFDQEVTFFIMDQADIRKNCYAGFEEPETMIAPKLFLKEEFYRTFLMIAGKIPIWTILPANMPQGTYDRLVEHLFRQPELAFLLKNFLDLGKVEMPSVKDIYQGIRWHICKSKEDPVKALLKATMILSHITNEKDSAMLLCDQLKQKFAKAGIDDCESDPYKIVFDRVLHYHQVHAPDGLKLIKTAIFLRLCGYPKVRLPEPGSPKKQLIDKYIRTWNVPPSQVKKLISYPNWPEQGKQLLDSTLIQRLAGMYEQISAKGKAIEKNLPPAEQRNMKILNNKVKERLNKEAGKIPSSSNFLTRHSFPFLSIKENSMGEWILSAALSNTIHDSSVIHTSKTFLGLMGWIMENRLYRRDKTQIKLKTRLKLYESKAQPVSTDALYLIMQPVKPLFDGCFEYDARWTKIVILLVCPSARCGVTQVELLALNSWGELFLDLLRLDTEGVLDDRYRKIADKINQYAGEEIRLFFFQMAQNRDENAVYGIKQFLAERFLMHRPGTAKRTRPMLDKL
- a CDS encoding HDOD domain-containing protein is translated as MGDRESSHTGIDLDIICISELVTRDEGAPEKFHDGIRSDPNDYRVYLNGIIKRMQGRDAFLTFAQQINNVNRILSMDYSSAGDIARVILNDLSLTAQVLKLVNSSIYRQFSDKGISTLSEAMIILGTDEIRELAAGLKIFEMMKSRANSMVLRDKMLRSLHRSAVARQIEREKGGRTSDAFPISAMLYEFGEYLVALLDPDTYIRVEVALEEEGVSRETAAKMILGVTYFELGQMVALKFNLPQKIVQAMRPVSLTAGQSLKIAPKEETRYLCAFVYELCNIPALENDAVSLDAAGTLVDKYRGLLDFDARQALTLTCTAMDRVIRHAEILGIDPVLTEPVKSDPGIKNKVKLDLGISRVEEALGEGLSIHEIFTRLIDTMAQCFYFKQIVISIKKKENNTMVPRFVRGEKRPDGFGQVMGFKIESASDIFNNAIDRKTDIIVKDTQKEFSRQQIPSWYMEKIACPFLVKGFGIFPVFVDGKIVSMLYVDWDEKTPDPDQNTLSYIQRFRQQMIKAFTLHSK